Proteins from a genomic interval of Nerophis lumbriciformis linkage group LG01, RoL_Nlum_v2.1, whole genome shotgun sequence:
- the LOC133614609 gene encoding snaclec botrocetin subunit beta-like, protein MALSCPLVQHPTALKTLKMAFSLRVFFLLCGISGLMTGAWSRPSKEVCCPKGWTQLDDHCYIFQADERMFLDAESVCNILGGNLASITSAVKNSVVQDLVNHAEVDEAWIGLSDAIETGTFLWTDGKPFEFSDFPSVLPTDGCVVIDADATTESWQGEDCDSLEPYVCIRDACCDHHN, encoded by the exons ATGGCTCTTAGTTGTCCCTTAGTTCAGCATCCAACAGCCCTGAAAACTCTAAAG ATGGCGTTTTCTCTTCGCGTGTTTTTCCTCCTTTGTGGGATCAGTGGACTGATGACTGGAGCT TGGTCTCGTCCTAGCAAGG AAGTTTGCTGTCCCAAGGGATGGACTCAGTTGGATGATCACTGTTACATCTTCCAAGCTGACGAAAGGATGTTTCTAGATGCAGAG AGTGTCTGCAACATTCTTGGTGGGAATCTGGCCTCAATCACCAGTGCGGTGAAAAATTCAGTCGTTCAAGACCTGGTTAATCATGCGGAAGTAGATGAAGCCTGGATTGGACTCAGTGATGCCATTGAG ACGGGAACCTTTCTTTGGACTGATGGCAAACCCTTCGAATTTAGTGACTTTCCATCAGTACTTCCTACGGATGGATGTGTGGTTATTGATGCTGACGCCACCACCG aatCATGGCAAGGTGAGGATTGTGACAGCCTAGAGCCATACGTTTGCATCAGAGACGCGTGCTGTGACCACCATAACTAA